A window of the Anoplolepis gracilipes chromosome 11, ASM4749672v1, whole genome shotgun sequence genome harbors these coding sequences:
- the LOC140671291 gene encoding uncharacterized protein, whose protein sequence is MLKHTNIKFELLTDIDMVMFIERGIRGGLSQCSNRYAHANNKYMQSYEPLKPSSYLMYFDVNNLYGWAMCQPLPYASFQWVDNIYNFDLSSIASDSPTDYILEVDLEYPQHLHDAHTDLPFCPTRDKPPDKRENKLLATLYDKKRYVIHYRNLQQCTRHGLRVTKIHRILQFAQSPWLRTYIELNTQFRTMAKNDFEKNLYKLMNNAVFGKTMENVRNRVDVKLITKWDDRYGAEAMIAKPNFHSRSVFSENLIAVELRRLEVKFYKPIYVGMCILDVSKMCLYEFHHDYMIPMYKEKCKVMYTDTDSLIYHIECEDVYENMKRDIGKFDTSDYAIDNAYGIPLVNKKVPGLMKDENNCMIMTEFVGLRAKMYALKIDGKKDTKKVKGVKNSVVAKTITFDDYMQCLNEGIEMTRQQSSIRSKMPKRRMRINVGTKSHNPVLGTKGYKYKNVIAPLLPSRKAGKGILPRAMTLNDNKIDYVHWNDPNELVDRLRLLDA, encoded by the exons ATGTTGaagcatacaaatattaagtttgaattgctcactgacatcgatatggtaatgtttatagaacgaggtatacgcggtggtttgagtcaatgttccaacagatacgcgcatgctaataacaagtacatgcagtcataCGAGCCATTGAAACCGTCATCGTAtctaatgtatttcgatgtaaataatttatacggatgggcaatgtgtcaacctttGCCTTACGCTAGttttcaatgggtcgacaatatatacaattttgatctatcatcgatcgcgtccGATTCGCCTACAGACTATATtctcgaagtcgatctcgagtaccCGCAACATCTTCACGACGCGCATACTGacttaccgttttgtccgacgcGTGACAAACCACCcgacaagagagagaacaagttgctcgcaaccttatacgataagaaacgatacgtaatacactaccgcaatctgcagcaatgtacgcgacacggtcttcgcgttacaaaaattcatcgcatattacaattcgcgcaatctccatggttacgtacatatattgaattaaacacgcaatttagaacaatggctaaaaatgattttgaaaagaatttatacaaattaatgaataatgcagttttcggcaaaacgatggaaaatgtgcgcaatcgcgtagatgtaaaacttataacaaaatgggacgataggtacggcgcagaggcaatgatcgcgaaaccaaattttcatagcaggagcgttttttcggaaaatttaatcgctgtggaattgcgtagactcgaggtgaagttttacaaaccaatctatgtaggtatgtgtatacttgatgtatccaagatgtgtttgtacgaatttcatcacgattacatgattccaatgtataaagaaaaatgtaaagtcatgtacaccgacacggatagtctcatatatcacattgagtgcgaagacgtgtacgagaatatgaagcgCGACATCGGCAAGTTCgacacgagcgactatgcgatagacaatgcgtacggtataccgctcgtgaataaaaaggtaccgggtctgatgaaggatgaaaacaactgtatgataatgacagaatttgtcgggcttagagcaaaaatgtacgCGCTAAAAATAGATGGTAaaaaggatacgaaaaaggtaaaaggtgtcAAGAATAGCGTCGTCGCGAAAACGATAACATTTGACGATTACATgcagtgtttgaacgaaggaaTTGAAATGACGCGACAGCAATCgagtataagatcaaaaatgcctaaa cgACGAATGCGCATAAACGTGGGAACAAAGTCACATAATCCAGTATTAGGGACTAAaggatataagtataaaaatgtaattgcaccGTTATTGCCTAGCAGAAAAGCTGGAAAGGGTATACTACCGCGCGCTATGACTCTAAACGACAATAAGATCGACtacgtgcattggaacgatccAAACGAGTTGGTAGATCGTCTGCGATTACTGGATGCTTAG
- the LOC140671225 gene encoding uncharacterized protein, whose protein sequence is MSRIFDSSYSILHTVSVALTVRESGPLLKSGNMYYVERSSGGPSRSVNNYVPNRYETPLFENKCDNISLKRRAIRILSRRYALTTTEFKFLEIGINVGTPSYVEIVIGDHQGKELVLSLETWKGLYEQRRNIHDLLRKDSKDTYNFISVGPLTVRVHTINDTKLISLESLNVRMMMIEPTLHRMFNLDQCIDVTFDRLVRITETVDTKFTQFSNIASTITDNKKVSNVICASDAFNKHQLVDCELVALVFSHNM, encoded by the exons atgtcacgtatatttgattcttcataTTCGATTCTTCATACGGTCAGTGTTGCGTTAACCGTTCGTGAAAGTGGTCCACTTTtgaaatctggaaatatgtaCTACGTCGAAAGAAGCAGTGGCGGCCCCAGCAGAAGcgtgaataattacgtaccgaatcgttatgaaactccattgtttgagaacaaatgtgacaa catttcgttgaagcgtcgtgcgattcgtatactaagtagacgatacgcattgacaaccacagaattcaaattccttgaaattggtatcaacgtgggtacaccgagttacgtggaaattgtcataggagatcatcaaggaaaggaactggtattatctctcgaaacgtggaagggactctacgagcaacgtcgcaatattcacgatttactgagaaaggactctaaagatacctataattttataagcgttggaccgctaacagtgcgagttcatacgattaacgatactaaacttataagtctcgaatctttaaacgtacgcatgatgatgattgaaccgacgttacaccgtatgtttaatctcgatcaatgcatcgatgtaacctttgatcgattggttagaatcaccgagacagtcgatactaagtttacacaattctccaatatcgcgtccactataacagataataaaaaagtgtcaaatgtaatatgcgccagcgacgccttcaataaacatcaactcgtcgattgcgaactggtagctttagtttttagtcacaatatgtaa
- the LOC140671290 gene encoding uncharacterized protein, whose product MEQVLTHQSTLINSVEEYFAWEVRCDDYIKSLEEQSRIKRPRISIGYRQLLIAKIARLEGLKNALRKRFVHAGAGHSAHQAALFWREIDTAFENRISTGAIINSNYIEPRQFLEDASDIVLEHVRDAIETHCSVKVNTMFNGEFVAGEKHDDKSVSTKNCELFRTSDLREWYEQRVIEPTLASLEEFQERDSEWALSRILNLTVNINKYNPMRAGCHIILPRKIMMKRAIVNVRSKDNACFAWAVTAAMYPAERRVERELSYPRYTDVLNLRDIEFPVTLNQIKKFEINNNISINVYTIENENIVPIRLSEQKRDKHANLLYIQDAQDIGHFAWIKNLSRLVSSQLNKHNGQKYICDRYVYLILLIFFKINI is encoded by the coding sequence atggaGCAGGTTTTAACGCATCAATCCACCTTGATAAATTCGGTGGAGGAGTACTTTGCGTGGGAGGTGCGATGCGATGATTATATCAAGTCGTTGGAAGAGCagagtcgaattaaacgaccgcgaatatcgatcggatatcgacaattgttgatcgcaaagatcgcgcgactcgaaggactgaaaaatgcGTTGCGCAAACGTTTCGTACACGCGGGTGCCGGACACAGCGCGCATCAAGCTGCACTATTTTGGCGAGAAATTGATACAGCGTTCGAGAACCGTATATCGACTGGTGCGATAATCAATAGCAATTATATCGAACCTCGCCAGTTTCTCGAAGACGCGAGTGATATCGTGCTCGAACATGTGCGAGACGCTATCGAAACACActgcagtgtgaaagtgaatactatgtttaacggtgagtttgtggcgggTGAAAAGCACGACGATAAAAGTGTAAGTACAAAAAACTGTGAACTATTTCGTACATCTGATTTACGCGAATGGTACGAGCAACGTGTTATCGAGCCCACTTTAGCatctctcgaagaatttcaagaacgtgatagtgagtgggcattatcgcgtatacttaatttgactgtaaatataaataaatataatcctatgcgtgcgggatgtcatattatattaccgcgaaagataatgatgAAGCGAGCGATAGTTAACGTGCGAtccaaagacaatgcatgtttcgCATGGGCAGTGACTGCTGCTATGTATCCCGCTGAAAGAAGGGTTGAACGAGAATTATCGTACCCGCGTTACACGGATGTGCTAAATCTTCGAgacattgagtttccagtgactcttaatcaaattaaaaagtttgaaattaacaacaatatttcaatcaatgtgtacaccatcgaaaacgaaaatattgttcctattcgtctttcggagcaaaagagggacaagcacgccaatttgctctacattcaagatgcgcaagatatcggacatttcgcgtggatcaagaatttatcgcgactcgtgagttcgcaactcaataaacacaatggacaaaaatatatttgtgatcggtatgtatatttaatattattgatttttttcaaaataaatatataa
- the LOC140671334 gene encoding uncharacterized protein — protein sequence MLKHTNIKFELLTDIDMVMFIERGIRGGLSQCSNRYAHANNKYMQSYEPLKPSSYLMYFDVNNLYGWAMCQPLPYASFQWVDNIYNFDLSSIASDSPTDYILEVDLEYPQHLHDAHTDLPFCPTRDKPPDKRENKLLATLYDKKRYVIHYRNLQQCTRHGLRVTKIHRILQFAQSPWLRTYIELNTQFRTMAKNDFEKNLYKLMNNAVFGKTMENVRNRVDVKLITKWDDRYGAEAMIAKPNFHSRSVFSENLIAVELRRLEVKFYKPIYVGMCILDVSKMCLYEFHHDYMIPMYKEKCKVMYTDTDSLIYHIECEDVYENMKRDIGKFDTSDYAIDNAYGIPLVNKKVPGLMKDENNCMIMTEFVGLRAKMYALKIDGKKDTKKVKGVKNSVVAKTITFDDYMQCLNEGIEMTRQQSSIRSKMPKFLRDGWSNIDRSHTDSAMFLRVVLFNESR from the exons ATGTTGaagcatacaaatattaagtttgaattgctcactgacatcgatatggtaatgtttatagaacgaggtatacgcggtggtttgagtcaatgttccaacagatacgcgcatgctaataacaagtacatgcagtcataCGAGCCATTGAAACCGTCATCGTAtctaatgtatttcgatgtaaataatttatacggatgggcaatgtgtcaacctttGCCTTACGCTAGttttcaatgggtcgacaatatatacaattttgatctatcatcgatcgcgtccGATTCGCCTACAGACTATATtctcgaagtcgatctcgagtaccCGCAACATCTTCACGACGCGCATACTGacttaccgttttgtccgacgcGTGACAAACCACCcgacaagagagagaacaagttgctcgcaaccttatacgataagaaacgatacgtaatacactaccgcaatctgcagcaatgtacgcgacacggtcttcgcgttacaaaaattcatcgcatattacaattcgcgcaatctccatggttacgtacatatattgaattaaacacgcaatttagaacaatggctaaaaatgattttgaaaagaatttatacaaattaatgaataatgcagttttcggcaaaacgatggaaaatgtgcgcaatcgcgtagatgtaaaacttataacaaaatgggacgataggtacggcgcagaggcaatgatcgcgaaaccaaattttcatagcaggagcgttttttcggaaaatttaatcgctgtggaattgcgtagactcgaggtgaagttttacaaaccaatctatgtaggtatgtgtatacttgatgtatccaagatgtgtttgtacgaatttcatcacgattacatgattccaatgtataaagaaaaatgtaaagtcatgtacaccgacacggatagtctcatatatcacattgagtgcgaagacgtgtacgagaatatgaagcgCGACATCGGCAAGTTCgacacgagcgactatgcgatagacaatgcgtacggtataccgctcgtgaataaaaaggtaccgggtctgatgaaggatgaaaacaactgtatgataatgacagaatttgtcgggcttagagcaaaaatgtacgCGCTAAAAATAGATGGTAaaaaggatacgaaaaaggtaaaaggtgtcAAGAATAGCGTCGTCGCGAAAACGATAACATTTGACGATTACATgcagtgtttgaacgaaggaaTTGAAATGACGCGACAGCAATCgagtataagatcaaaaatgcctaaa TTTCTCCGCGACGGCTGGAGTAACATCGACAGGTCTCATAccgatagtgcgatgtttttgcGTGTTGTACTTTTCAACGAGTCTCGATAG
- the LOC140671289 gene encoding uncharacterized protein, translating to MENVQQKERDLLERSHQVTTLGEYFGWLQHCEEFIEELEERSRVKRPRLSIGNRQSLVTRIARLEGAKTRLQRQFIPSGGDYSSENNSERLIWREIDTAFESRILTGAVINYNHIEPRQFLEDASDIVLEHVRDVMQKHNSVKVNTVFNGEFVAGDKHANKSINTRNCELLHTSDLREWYERRVVEPILASLEEFQERDSGWALSRILNLTVNINKYNPMRAGCYVQLSRKIIMKRAVVNVQSKDNACFAWAVVAALYPAERCAHRQSSYPHYTTVLNLQDIEFPVTLNQIKKFEIYNDISINVYSFENENIVPIHLTEQKRDKHVNLLYVQDAQDIGHFAWIKNLSRLVSMQLSKHKTKKYICDSYVYLIKLSKNI from the coding sequence atggaaaacgtgcagcagaaagaacgcgacttgttggagcgttcccaccaagtcaccacattgggtgaatattttggatggctacagcattgcgaggagtttatcgaagagcttgaagaacgcagccgtgtcaagcgtccgcgactctcaatcggaaatagacaatctttggtgacaagaattgcgcgactcgagggtgcaaaaactcgattgcAGAGACAGTTTATACCCAGTGGTGGTGATTATAGTAGTGAAAATAACTCGGAGAGACTCATATGGCGAGAGATTGATACGGCGTTTGAGAGCCGCATCTTGActggtgcggttataaattataatcacatcgaacctcgtcaatttttggaagatgcgagtgacattgtgctcgagcacgtgcgagacgttatgcaaaaacataacagtgtgaaagtgaatacagtgtttaacggcgagtttgtggcgggcgataagcatgccaataaatcaatcaatacgagaaactgtgaactcttacatacatccgatttacgcgagtggtatgagcggcgagtcgtcgagccaatccttgcatcgctcgaagaatttcaggaacgcgatagcggatgggcattatcgcgtatactaaatttgactgtaaatataaataaatataatcctatgcgcgccggatgttacgtgcaattatcgcgaaagataataatgaaacgagcagtggttaacgtgcaatctaaagacaatgcatgttttgcgtgggcggtagtggctgctctgtatccagCTGAAAGATGTGCACACCGACAATCATCGTACccgcattatacaacagtactaaatctccaagatattgagtttccagtcactcttaatcaaattaaaaaatttgaaatttataatgacatttcaatcaacgtgtacagttttgaaaacgaaaacattgtccctattcaccttacggagcaaaagagagacaagcacgtcaacttgctctacgtgcaagatgcgcaagatatcggacattttgcatggatcaagaatctatctagacttgttagtatgcaactcagcaaacacaagactaaaaaatatatctgcgatagttatgtatatttaataaaactgtctaaaaatatttaa